A single Asterias rubens chromosome 13, eAstRub1.3, whole genome shotgun sequence DNA region contains:
- the LOC117298574 gene encoding lysosome-associated membrane glycoprotein 1-like — translation MAKLALCLVLLCLGVGPAISASSDAPATNLTTATTVAIPSTAKATTTKATTARTTTGLAPTTTSKVVTTAGMTTKESNSTDLTTTFETGSTANMTTGPTVNTTTEETNGTTTEPTTFMRATTRPVTMMPGPTRYEVNDTDGRCILMQFYAKIDIEYSYWEGNVRRDVVSVIDVAPNSVPSGNCSVKGIRSFAININDRPNWFLRLEFTSVEKTFELTTVILEWKYETPYFNENATLFGELEETMLNDKKHINIKGSVGNTYQCTNQELTMGPAVVTFKGLMFQPFADESEDKGNFGDVETCEADKPTNAPSKTDNTGMIVGIVIGALALVIIVGGGAFFLVRSRAKRESYKSLD, via the exons ATGGCGAAACTAGCTCTGTGCCTTGTTCTGCTGTGTCTGG GTGTTGGACCAGCAATTTCGGCAAGCAGTGATGCTCCAGCAACCAATCTGAcgacagcaacaacagtggccATCCCATCCACTGCAAAGGCCACAACGACCAAAGCAACAACAGCTCGAACTACAACAGG CCTGGCTCCAACGACGACATCTAAGGTTGTTACCACTGCTGGTATGACTACAAAAGAGTCAAATTCGACTGATCTCACGACCACATTTGAAACCGGATCGACCGCCAACATGACGACTGGACCAACAGTTAACACCACGACCGAGGAAACCAATGGGACAACTACCGAACCTACGACATTCATGAGAGCGACCACCCGGCCGGTAACTATGATGCCTGGCCCAACAAG ATATGAAGTTAACGATACTGACGGCAGGTGTATTCTGATGCAGTTCTATGCAAAGATTGACATTGAGTACTCGTACTGGGAGGGAAAC GTACGTAGAGACGTCGTATCCGTTATTGACGTTGCACCCAACTCCGTCCCATCGGGTAATTGCTCGGTCAAAGGTATTAGAAGCTTCGCCATTAACATTAACGATCGACCAAACTGGTTCCTTCGCCTGGAGTTCACAAGTGTCGAGAAGACTTTCGAGTTGACAACCGTTATCCTCGAATGGAAATATGAGACGCCGTATTTTAATGAAAACGCTACGTTATTTG GTGAACTGGAAGAGACAATGCTCAACGACAAGAAACATATCAATATTAAAGGATCAGTTGGGAATACCTACCAGTGTACAAACCAGGAATTAACCATGGGTCCTGCAGTCGTCACCTTCAAGGGTCTCATGTTTCAACCTTTCGCTGATGAATCAGAAGATAAAGGCAACTTTGGGGACG TGGAAACGTGCGAAGCAGACAAACCCACCAACGCCCCATCAAAAACCGACAACACGGGAATGATTGTCGGCATAGTGATCGGAGCTTTAGCTCTAGTCATCATCGTCGGTGGGGGCGCTTTCTTCTTGGTCAGGTCAAGGGCCAAGAGAGAATCTTATAAGAGTTTGGATTAG
- the LOC117298485 gene encoding uncharacterized protein PB18E9.04c-like, which yields MKNFFAVLVLLLVGEGMFTQPTTRITTPPQTTTLPPTTTLPPTTTLPPTTTLPPTTTPPPTTTPPPTTTPPPTTTLPPSSTLPPTTTPPPQTTTLPPTTTPPPQTTTLPLTTTPPQTTTLPPTSTPPQTTPPPQTTPTPKMSWKVMDGNNTCQVMWFSQNITISYYNTAGMPTDVKVLVPIEEPLLNVSGDCSSMEKRTFAMSFFPDGNSSADPWTLRFVFKIVESDTFQLTSLSFELKYDNHFDSTNEGQFVYSYISTKDPLGGIKAPMKKSFSCPSQLISSADEKYGLSIAFKDVKLQPFADKTGGKFGESVLCPYVPEVPTTKTPEQNHTWRAATFVVSAIFVVFFLGTVGCYYYNKKKRVPASDHIGLIQDY from the exons ATGAAGAATTTCTTTGCTGTTTTGGTTCTGCTGCTCGTCGGAGAAG GTATGTTTACTCAACCGACCACGAGGATCACAACTCCTCCACAGACCACAACTCTTCCACCGACCACAACTCTTCCACCGACCACAACTCTTCCACCGACCACAACTCTTCCACCGACCACAACTCCTCCACCGACCACAACTCCTCCACCGACCACAACTCCTCCACCGACCACAACTCTTCCACCAAGCTCAACTCTTCCACCGACCACCACGCCTCCTCCACAGACCACAACTCTTCCACCGACCACCACGCCTCCTCCACAGACCACAACTCTTCCACTGACCACAACTCCTCCACAGACCACAACTCTTCCACCGACCTCAACTCCTCCACAGACCACGCCTCCTCCACAGACCACGCCCACACCTAAGATGTCTTGGAAGGTGATGGACGGCAACAATACCTGCCAGGTGATGTGGTTCTCACAAAATATTACCATCAGTTACTACAACACAGCAGGCATG CCTACTGATGTGAAAGTGTTAGTCCCGATTGAGGAGCCACTCTTAAATGTATCCGGTGACTGCTCCTCAATGGAAAAGAGAACATTCGCCATGAGCTTCTTCCCAGATGGCAATAGTAGTGCCGACCCCTGGACCCTGCGATTTGTATTCAAAATTGTTGAATCAGACACGTTTCAGTTGACTTCTCTGTCATTTGAGCTTAAATATGACAACCATTTTGATTCGACTAATGAAG GACAATTTGTGTACAGCTACATCTCGACTAAGGATCCACTGGGAGGAATAAAGGCACCAATGAAAAAGTCATTCTCCTGTCCTTCTCAGCTCATCTCATCAGCTGACGAGAAATATGGCCTAAGCATTGCATTTAAGGATGTCAAACTGCAGCCTTTTGCAGACAAGACTGGGGGGAAATTTGGAGAGA GTGTTTTATGTCCGTACGTGCCAGAAGTTCCTACTACCAAGACACCTGAGCAGAATCATACTTGGAGGGCTGCCACCTTTGTAGTTTCTGCCATCTTTGTTGTATTTTTCCTGGGAACTGTTGGATGCTATTACTATAACAAAAAGAAACGGGTCCCAGCCAGTGACCACATTGGCCTTATACAGGACTACTGA